In one Vibrio sp. VB16 genomic region, the following are encoded:
- a CDS encoding DUF4250 domain-containing protein — protein MDLSKVNHIDSNILLGIVNEKLRLECDSFEDLVVMYEMDVQNLIGKLDVLGYQYDPLTNQFKSYER, from the coding sequence ATGGATTTGAGTAAAGTTAACCATATAGACAGTAATATTCTGTTGGGGATTGTTAACGAGAAGCTGAGATTAGAGTGTGACAGTTTTGAAGACTTGGTCGTTATGTACGAGATGGATGTTCAAAACCTGATTGGCAAACTTGACGTCCTTGGCTATCAATATGACCCGCTCACGAATCAGTTTAAGTCCTATGAGCGATAG
- a CDS encoding LysR substrate-binding domain-containing protein produces the protein MIELKHLRTLVSLRGSGSLTATATSLHLTQSALSHQIKDLELRLGGQLFLRKTRPVKFTAEGEILLQLADEILHKIAIAEGKIANLKEDVNGRLHMAIDCHSCFQWLMPALREYQLSWPSVGLDFISGFDFEPIPALLSGELDLVITSDIVPSSDVHYEPLFDFEMCLVTSVHHPLAGQDSIQPENFIDQTVITYPVHKSRLDVYKHFMQPAGVDPLKWKQADNTLMLIQMVSAGLGVAAIPNWAIHEFSRQGLITNKPLGNGLWRRLFAATRQSEHDKAYLQAFFNTARSQCKNHLEGIKMP, from the coding sequence ATGATAGAACTTAAGCATTTACGCACTCTCGTATCCTTGAGGGGCTCAGGGTCACTCACTGCGACCGCAACGTCATTACACTTAACCCAGTCAGCACTCTCCCATCAGATTAAGGATCTCGAACTTCGATTAGGAGGGCAGTTGTTTCTGCGTAAAACTCGCCCGGTAAAATTCACGGCTGAAGGCGAAATCTTGTTACAACTCGCCGATGAAATCCTACATAAGATAGCGATTGCAGAAGGCAAAATTGCCAACCTGAAGGAAGATGTAAATGGACGTTTGCATATGGCTATTGATTGCCACTCTTGCTTTCAGTGGTTAATGCCTGCATTGCGGGAGTATCAATTAAGTTGGCCGAGCGTAGGATTAGATTTTATCTCCGGGTTTGATTTTGAACCTATCCCAGCGCTGCTATCCGGTGAACTCGACCTCGTGATAACCTCAGATATTGTGCCGAGTTCAGATGTACACTACGAACCCTTATTCGATTTTGAAATGTGTTTGGTGACCTCAGTCCATCATCCGTTAGCCGGTCAAGATAGTATTCAACCTGAAAATTTTATTGATCAAACCGTTATCACCTACCCCGTTCATAAATCTCGCTTAGACGTGTATAAGCACTTCATGCAACCTGCGGGCGTTGACCCTCTCAAGTGGAAACAAGCAGACAATACGTTGATGCTTATTCAAATGGTCTCCGCAGGACTAGGTGTGGCGGCAATACCAAATTGGGCCATTCACGAATTTTCTAGACAAGGATTAATCACTAATAAGCCTTTAGGTAATGGATTATGGCGACGGCTCTTTGCCGCGACTCGTCAATCAGAACACGACAAAGCGTACCTGCAAGCCTTTTTTAATACCGCCAGATCCCAGTGTAAAAACCACCTTGAAGGGATCAAAATGCCATAA
- a CDS encoding META domain-containing protein has product MKKLIAVVTLPLLLTACQSTGEENNMAKTISVQDLQHHNWELTQIDGKAVITPDNMQAPRLEIGEKMTANGNAGCNNFFGQGELDGNNFRILQMGMTMKMCINDVMGTEMVLSQTLPEWNEMKLTKETMTLTGENHTLTFKLSDWK; this is encoded by the coding sequence ATGAAAAAACTGATTGCTGTCGTTACATTACCCCTATTATTGACTGCATGCCAAAGCACCGGGGAGGAAAATAACATGGCGAAAACGATCTCTGTTCAAGACCTACAGCACCATAATTGGGAGCTCACTCAAATTGATGGTAAAGCCGTCATTACTCCAGATAACATGCAAGCTCCTCGTCTGGAAATTGGTGAGAAGATGACAGCAAATGGGAATGCTGGCTGTAACAACTTCTTTGGGCAGGGCGAACTCGATGGAAACAATTTCCGTATTCTACAAATGGGCATGACGATGAAGATGTGTATCAATGACGTGATGGGGACTGAAATGGTACTCTCACAAACTCTGCCTGAGTGGAACGAGATGAAATTAACGAAGGAAACAATGACGCTAACGGGCGAGAATCATACGTTAACGTTCAAGTTAAGTGATTGGAAGTAG
- a CDS encoding DUF1289 domain-containing protein, with protein sequence MEQLEFFTVPSPCIGVCSVDDKGYCNGCMRKRDERFNWQKFTPTQQLHVIKLCKQRYRRKILQGKKKPQESIDLLSPQRDLFDEE encoded by the coding sequence ATGGAACAACTTGAATTTTTTACCGTACCTAGCCCTTGTATTGGGGTGTGCTCAGTAGATGATAAAGGCTACTGCAATGGCTGTATGCGAAAAAGAGACGAGCGCTTTAATTGGCAAAAGTTCACCCCTACACAACAGCTTCATGTGATAAAGCTGTGCAAACAAAGATACCGAAGAAAGATCCTTCAAGGCAAGAAGAAGCCACAAGAATCAATAGATTTGCTCAGTCCTCAGCGAGATCTATTTGATGAAGAATAA